The following are encoded in a window of Kitasatospora fiedleri genomic DNA:
- a CDS encoding WD40 repeat domain-containing protein — MEPLFADEPEPDDIDRRQSALLDAVRRSGTVSTPDADLWRVDWATGVDLDPRMVWQLRVGPVVATAWGEVDGRPLLATAVEIEERPPADPKQRRHRLEVRDVLSGRVRTVDCEVPVRVLAFAPDVSEPLLISGHEDDRVRIWELPDLTHRRTLDVEGQPHALKVLGSGRGIHLLIRSGQGHLGQWDLSTGAPLLLPHLPPVYGIGVGTLADGTVVLPTEKAALLWNPDDNRVRELPVPGELRPVRGGTSWRSAGRDMLTVIDTYATLASIDLTSGQHTLLTAHSDTLADGLMAAVGRPGPFSNPTVTGSTLAVPVRWQVHLWDAHTMRPLGAPLTGPVAQAAAEAVRWQGRDLLLTSSQQDGVVALWDLAVPVDREPGHRQRLAAVTVTEPDGVVVSADEGGTLVARHAADGTLLAPPLATDVKITKALATWTDGSHLHAATGSGRLRAGDPLLYRWNLTAGGPSGAPVRTDNSFIHWIAHQRLRIGDALIVHGYEDISLVNPSDGAILATINDATGRLSTGFAVGAVDGRATAALSPHQEPIRLYDLDDPSSEPTVLRGTEGHPALALLDGRLVTVRTERPTPDGATTLRTWHPSGRPAGPEIDGPAPVTAVAGRTWPQLYVARADRTLTVVDLRTGEPSARPLLLPGPATCLAATSDGVLVGFGQDLALVRPPVREGN, encoded by the coding sequence ATGGAACCGCTCTTCGCCGACGAACCAGAGCCGGACGACATCGACCGGCGACAGTCCGCGCTCCTCGACGCCGTCCGCCGCAGCGGGACCGTCAGCACCCCGGACGCCGACCTGTGGCGGGTCGACTGGGCGACCGGCGTCGACCTGGACCCCCGGATGGTGTGGCAACTCCGGGTCGGCCCCGTGGTGGCCACCGCCTGGGGCGAGGTCGACGGCCGACCGCTGCTCGCCACCGCCGTCGAGATCGAGGAACGGCCACCGGCCGACCCGAAGCAGCGGCGGCACCGGCTGGAGGTCCGGGACGTGCTGTCCGGCCGGGTCCGTACGGTGGACTGCGAAGTACCCGTCCGCGTCCTGGCATTCGCGCCCGACGTGTCGGAACCACTGCTGATCTCCGGACACGAGGACGACAGGGTGCGGATCTGGGAGCTCCCGGACCTCACGCACCGGCGGACGCTCGACGTCGAAGGACAGCCACACGCCCTGAAAGTCCTCGGCTCCGGTCGCGGCATCCATCTGCTGATCCGCAGTGGTCAGGGCCACCTCGGGCAGTGGGACCTGTCGACCGGCGCACCACTCCTCCTCCCACACCTGCCGCCCGTCTACGGGATCGGTGTCGGCACCCTCGCGGACGGAACGGTCGTGCTGCCCACCGAGAAGGCGGCCCTGCTGTGGAACCCGGATGACAACCGCGTACGGGAGCTCCCGGTTCCCGGCGAACTGCGACCGGTCCGAGGCGGAACCTCGTGGCGATCGGCAGGTCGGGACATGCTGACCGTCATCGACACGTATGCCACCCTCGCCAGCATCGACCTGACGTCCGGTCAGCACACGCTGCTCACGGCCCACTCGGACACCTTGGCAGACGGGCTGATGGCGGCCGTGGGACGGCCTGGCCCGTTCAGCAACCCGACCGTGACGGGGTCCACCCTCGCGGTACCGGTGAGGTGGCAGGTCCACCTCTGGGACGCACACACCATGCGCCCGCTCGGGGCACCTCTCACCGGCCCCGTCGCGCAGGCAGCCGCAGAGGCCGTCCGCTGGCAGGGGCGCGACCTCCTGCTGACCTCCTCCCAGCAGGACGGCGTGGTCGCGCTCTGGGACCTCGCCGTCCCGGTTGACCGCGAACCCGGCCACCGCCAGCGGCTGGCGGCCGTCACCGTCACCGAGCCGGACGGAGTGGTGGTCAGCGCCGACGAGGGCGGAACCCTGGTGGCGCGCCACGCGGCCGACGGCACCCTGCTCGCACCGCCCCTCGCCACGGACGTCAAGATCACCAAGGCCCTGGCCACCTGGACCGACGGCAGCCACCTGCACGCCGCGACCGGTTCCGGGCGCCTCCGCGCCGGCGATCCGCTCCTGTACCGCTGGAATCTGACTGCGGGCGGCCCCTCAGGTGCGCCAGTCCGGACCGACAACTCCTTCATCCACTGGATCGCTCATCAGCGCCTACGCATCGGCGATGCGCTGATCGTCCATGGGTACGAGGACATCTCGCTCGTGAACCCTTCCGACGGAGCGATCCTGGCCACCATCAACGACGCCACCGGACGGCTCTCCACCGGATTCGCCGTCGGCGCGGTCGATGGACGCGCGACCGCCGCGCTGTCGCCCCACCAGGAGCCGATCCGGCTTTACGACCTGGACGACCCGTCATCCGAACCGACGGTCCTACGAGGCACCGAGGGTCACCCGGCACTGGCACTCCTCGACGGCCGGCTCGTCACCGTCCGCACCGAACGTCCGACCCCTGACGGTGCCACCACCCTCCGCACCTGGCACCCCAGCGGCAGACCCGCGGGCCCGGAGATCGACGGCCCGGCCCCCGTCACCGCCGTGGCAGGCCGCACCTGGCCCCAGCTGTACGTGGCCCGCGCCGACCGCACCCTCACCGTCGTCGACCTGCGCACCGGCGAGCCCTCGGCCCGGCCCCTGCTGCTGCCCGGCCCCGCCACGTGCCTCGCAGCCACCTCCGACGGCGTGCTGGTCGGATTCGGCCAGGACCTCGCGCTCGTGCGTCCACCGGTCCGGGAAGGCAACTGA